In Pseudobdellovibrionaceae bacterium, the following proteins share a genomic window:
- a CDS encoding response regulator transcription factor, with protein sequence MVEDEPEIRQLVQMQLSRQGYEVLGVDSAELGLKHLRQEPFALLALDWMLPGMSGKDLTKTWRSIEKGSHLPILFVTAKAAPEHIVEGLDAGADDYLTKPFDNTVLLARVRSLLRRSQVQQSALSVGEEDKAGLSLKYGPLELDNSGFRAFLDGQELELTRSEFKLLHSLMESQGKVLTRNQLIDQIQGEGVAVVGRTVDTHVFGLRKKLGTHSEVIETVRGVGYRIGYMED encoded by the coding sequence TTGGTTGAAGATGAACCCGAAATCCGTCAACTGGTACAAATGCAGCTAAGTCGTCAAGGCTATGAGGTCCTTGGCGTTGATTCGGCCGAGCTTGGATTGAAGCATCTTCGCCAGGAGCCCTTCGCCCTATTGGCCCTTGATTGGATGCTGCCAGGAATGAGCGGCAAGGACCTGACTAAAACCTGGCGCTCTATCGAAAAGGGAAGTCACCTTCCCATTCTGTTTGTCACCGCTAAGGCAGCTCCCGAACACATTGTAGAGGGGCTGGATGCGGGGGCCGATGACTATTTAACTAAGCCTTTTGACAATACTGTGTTGCTGGCTCGAGTTCGCTCCCTTTTGCGTCGCTCTCAAGTTCAACAGTCAGCTCTCTCTGTGGGCGAGGAAGATAAGGCGGGTTTGTCGCTAAAATATGGTCCCCTGGAGTTGGACAATTCGGGATTTCGTGCCTTTTTGGATGGGCAGGAATTGGAACTGACCCGTTCGGAATTTAAGCTTCTTCACTCGTTAATGGAGAGCCAGGGCAAGGTGTTGACTCGCAATCAATTGATTGACCAGATCCAGGGTGAAGGTGTTGCTGTCGTCGGCCGCACTGTGGACACTCACGTCTTTGGACTGCGCAAAAAGTTGGGTACTCACTCCGAAGTCATAGAAACCGTTCGCGGTGTGGGCTACCGAATTGGCTATATGGAGGACTAA
- the phoU gene encoding phosphate signaling complex protein PhoU → MDRHFEIELKGLKQLILEMGGYVEKSIEQACRAILDRNPKCFEMVSTYEKKINEAHKEVDRQCLEMLARQAPVAADLRLVLVITKINTDLERMGDQACNISYTGRDYISRAPVATKVDLVEMAAKVRGMVRDSLDAFVRLDTDLSRDVMSRDDQIDQAKDQIFAELKIYMKENPSEIEASLDLILIARNLERLADHATNIAEEVIFLATGDDIRHGTESTDNKPSANF, encoded by the coding sequence ATGGATCGACACTTTGAAATTGAGCTCAAAGGCCTTAAGCAATTGATTTTGGAAATGGGTGGCTACGTGGAGAAATCCATCGAACAGGCCTGCCGGGCCATCCTGGACAGAAATCCCAAGTGCTTTGAAATGGTGAGTACCTATGAGAAGAAGATCAACGAGGCTCACAAGGAAGTGGATCGTCAGTGTTTGGAAATGCTCGCCCGGCAGGCGCCAGTGGCCGCAGATCTTCGCTTGGTGTTGGTCATTACAAAGATCAATACCGATTTGGAGCGCATGGGAGATCAGGCCTGTAATATCTCCTACACAGGGAGGGACTATATTTCACGGGCGCCCGTGGCTACTAAGGTGGATTTGGTTGAGATGGCGGCAAAAGTCCGTGGCATGGTGCGGGATTCCTTGGATGCCTTTGTGCGTCTTGATACTGATCTTTCGCGAGATGTGATGAGTCGCGACGATCAGATTGATCAGGCAAAGGATCAGATTTTTGCCGAGCTCAAGATCTATATGAAGGAAAACCCGAGCGAGATTGAGGCCAGTCTGGATTTGATTTTGATTGCTCGCAACTTGGAACGTCTGGCAGACCATGCCACTAACATTGCCGAGGAAGTGATATTTCTCGCCACAGGAGATGATATTCGTCATGGAACTGAATCTACCGACAACAAGCCATCAGCGAACTTCTGA
- the pstB gene encoding phosphate ABC transporter ATP-binding protein — protein sequence MSLQPEVLRVEGLNAWFGDFHAVKGIDLSVHQGQVAALIGPSGCGKSTFIRCLNRLHEEVPGAKVKGRVAIGGQDIYGPGSDPVRVRRHVGMVFQKPNPFPGLSIYDNVAVGLRLGGISKRTVLDEKVEGALKQSALWGEVKDKLRQPGTGLSGGQQQRLCIARALAVEPPVLLMDEPTSALDPISTAKIEDLLHELKKEVTILIVTHNMQQASRVSDRTAFFLLGELVEYGETTQVFTKPRVKKTEEYITGRFG from the coding sequence ATGAGTTTACAGCCCGAGGTTTTAAGAGTTGAAGGCTTGAATGCCTGGTTTGGTGACTTCCATGCAGTAAAGGGTATTGATCTGTCCGTTCACCAGGGGCAGGTCGCAGCCCTCATCGGCCCCAGCGGTTGTGGTAAATCCACATTTATCAGGTGCCTCAATCGGCTGCATGAGGAAGTTCCGGGCGCAAAAGTGAAGGGCCGGGTGGCGATTGGCGGTCAAGATATCTATGGGCCGGGCTCGGATCCTGTGCGGGTGAGGCGCCATGTGGGAATGGTCTTTCAAAAGCCCAATCCCTTTCCGGGCTTGTCCATCTATGACAATGTCGCCGTTGGCCTAAGACTTGGTGGAATTTCCAAGCGCACGGTCTTGGATGAAAAGGTGGAAGGGGCCCTGAAGCAAAGTGCCCTGTGGGGAGAAGTGAAGGATAAGCTCAGACAACCGGGAACGGGATTGTCGGGTGGTCAGCAGCAGAGGCTGTGTATTGCTCGCGCACTAGCCGTAGAACCACCGGTGCTTCTGATGGATGAACCCACCAGTGCCCTGGATCCGATTTCAACAGCCAAGATTGAGGACCTGCTTCATGAGTTGAAAAAGGAAGTCACGATTTTGATCGTCACCCACAATATGCAACAGGCGAGTCGAGTCTCGGATCGAACAGCCTTCTTTTTGCTGGGAGAATTGGTGGAGTACGGTGAGACCACACAGGTCTTCACCAAGCCTCGCGTGAAAAAAACTGAAGAGTATATTACTGGCCGTTTTGGATAA
- the pstA gene encoding phosphate ABC transporter permease PstA, with protein MEFAKTSLREKRRKWKSRGMMVLLMLAALLGAFPFVYISWYVLERGFSSLDWAFFTQLPKGPGETGGGMANAILGSGVLVFLASLVGIPWGMAVGVYLSEFSFGKTAKVLRFTVDLLASVPSIVIGIFVYGLIVVPFGFSAYAGGAALMVIMIPVVARSTEEILKLIPAHIREAGLALGIPRWKVITRIIIPGSKAGVITGIMLAIARIAGETAPLLFTAFGNQFYSRSLNQATASLPVQIYTFAKSGFEDWERQAWAGALVLVFFVLLINLMTRLMMRSRGAKAHAG; from the coding sequence ATGGAATTTGCCAAGACCTCTCTGCGGGAAAAACGGCGCAAGTGGAAAAGCCGGGGCATGATGGTCCTTCTCATGCTGGCGGCCCTTTTGGGTGCCTTTCCTTTTGTTTACATCAGTTGGTATGTTTTGGAGAGGGGTTTTTCCTCCCTGGATTGGGCCTTTTTTACACAGCTGCCAAAGGGGCCTGGTGAAACCGGTGGCGGCATGGCCAACGCCATTCTCGGCAGCGGGGTACTGGTCTTTTTGGCCTCGCTCGTGGGAATTCCCTGGGGAATGGCTGTGGGTGTTTATCTCAGCGAATTTAGTTTTGGTAAGACGGCCAAGGTTTTGCGTTTTACAGTTGATCTGCTGGCCAGTGTACCCTCCATTGTCATTGGGATTTTTGTCTACGGTCTTATTGTTGTGCCCTTTGGATTTTCGGCCTATGCCGGTGGGGCCGCCCTTATGGTCATTATGATTCCAGTTGTTGCCCGTTCGACTGAAGAGATTTTGAAATTGATCCCCGCCCATATTCGCGAGGCGGGTCTGGCATTGGGAATCCCTCGCTGGAAGGTCATTACACGGATTATTATTCCTGGGAGCAAGGCTGGGGTCATTACCGGAATCATGCTCGCCATCGCCCGCATTGCCGGTGAGACAGCTCCCTTGTTGTTTACAGCATTTGGTAACCAGTTTTATTCCCGTTCTCTCAATCAGGCGACGGCCTCCTTGCCCGTGCAAATATACACCTTTGCCAAGAGTGGCTTTGAAGATTGGGAACGACAGGCTTGGGCGGGGGCTTTGGTCCTGGTGTTTTTTGTTTTACTCATTAACCTGATGACTCGATTGATGATGCGATCAAGAGGAGCAAAAGCCCATGCAGGTTGA
- the pstC gene encoding phosphate ABC transporter permease subunit PstC, which translates to MDRVSQEIPNFYDRIIEWVGHSRRAKRREVHLADRVFYYALKASSWLLVGILILMLAVVFEMSWPAFKHFGWRFLITNEWNSVTSEFGALSLIYGTVVSSLMALALAVPVSIGVALFLNELAPRWLSVPLGFFVEMLAAIPSIVYGLWGLFILAPFLRTYVQPPLVDTLGFLPFFAGPPLGVGMMAAGVILAIMIMPTITAICREVFKTIPAANREAALGLGATRWEMLKLAVIRSSQAGILGATILGLGRALGETMAVTMVIGNNPDIRASIMASAQTMASILANQYAEADSDLHLAALTAVGFTLFLVSIGINGLARFVVWRVNRKFQRGH; encoded by the coding sequence ATGGATCGGGTGTCCCAAGAGATACCAAACTTTTATGATCGAATAATTGAGTGGGTGGGCCATTCGCGGCGTGCAAAGCGCCGCGAGGTGCATTTGGCCGATCGAGTGTTTTATTACGCTCTGAAGGCTTCCTCCTGGTTGCTGGTGGGCATTCTGATCCTCATGTTAGCAGTGGTTTTCGAAATGTCCTGGCCGGCGTTTAAGCACTTTGGCTGGCGGTTTTTGATTACCAATGAATGGAATTCGGTGACCAGTGAGTTCGGTGCCTTGTCCTTGATTTATGGTACAGTGGTGTCCTCGCTGATGGCCCTGGCTTTGGCTGTTCCAGTGAGTATCGGTGTGGCCTTGTTTCTCAATGAGCTAGCGCCCCGTTGGTTGAGTGTGCCCCTGGGATTTTTTGTGGAAATGCTCGCGGCCATCCCAAGTATTGTTTACGGCCTGTGGGGCCTATTTATTCTCGCTCCATTTTTGCGCACTTATGTCCAACCTCCTTTGGTTGATACTTTGGGGTTTCTGCCCTTTTTTGCCGGCCCTCCCCTCGGTGTTGGTATGATGGCAGCCGGTGTGATTTTAGCGATCATGATCATGCCTACCATTACAGCTATTTGCCGGGAAGTGTTTAAAACCATTCCTGCAGCCAACCGGGAGGCGGCACTTGGCCTGGGGGCCACCCGCTGGGAAATGCTTAAGCTTGCGGTGATCCGCAGCTCGCAAGCGGGAATTTTGGGCGCCACAATTTTAGGTTTGGGGCGAGCCCTGGGGGAGACCATGGCGGTGACGATGGTCATTGGGAACAATCCGGATATCAGGGCATCGATTATGGCTTCGGCACAAACCATGGCCTCGATCTTAGCCAATCAGTATGCGGAAGCAGATTCTGATCTGCACCTGGCTGCATTGACGGCGGTTGGCTTTACCCTGTTCTTGGTCAGCATTGGCATAAACGGACTCGCACGGTTTGTTGTTTGGAGAGTCAACCGTAAGTTTCAGAGGGGGCATTAA
- the pstS gene encoding phosphate ABC transporter substrate-binding protein PstS produces MTKLSQIIFTGLLLAPLSAFAAPVLVNGAGATFPYPLYAKWFSTYRQVDPTVEINYQSIGSGGGIRQFLAGTTDFGASDAPMKDSDLAKAKTPILHIPTTLGAVAVTYNVPGLNQSLNVTSDVLARIFMGEIKKWDDEAIQKLNPKAKLPKNQFIVVCYRSDGSGTTSIFTDYLAKVSPEWKSQVGQGKSVKWPTGLGGKGNEGVTGLVKQNPGAIGYVEMTYASTNKLPVFAIQNKKGEFISPSVAAVSLAAAGALETMPDDYRVSITDAAGKGTYPIAAFTYLLVHQQMENPKGEKLVKFLRWAMDQGQRFAPDLNYAPLPKSLISKVNKTIGGIKTGAMAKGKMN; encoded by the coding sequence ATTACAAAACTGAGTCAAATCATCTTCACCGGATTGTTGTTAGCTCCTCTCTCAGCTTTCGCTGCTCCAGTATTAGTCAATGGCGCTGGGGCCACTTTTCCCTATCCTCTCTATGCCAAGTGGTTTTCCACCTACCGGCAGGTCGATCCCACTGTTGAAATCAACTATCAGTCCATCGGTAGTGGCGGGGGGATCCGTCAGTTTCTCGCCGGGACGACAGATTTTGGCGCCAGCGATGCCCCAATGAAGGACAGCGATTTGGCCAAGGCCAAGACACCTATCCTTCATATTCCAACTACTTTGGGAGCCGTGGCTGTGACCTATAATGTTCCGGGATTGAATCAGAGCCTCAATGTGACGTCGGATGTTTTGGCTAGGATCTTTATGGGCGAGATCAAGAAGTGGGATGATGAGGCTATCCAGAAATTAAACCCCAAGGCCAAACTGCCAAAGAATCAATTCATTGTGGTCTGCTATCGCAGTGATGGCTCGGGAACGACCAGTATTTTTACTGATTATTTAGCGAAGGTGAGCCCGGAGTGGAAAAGCCAAGTGGGTCAAGGCAAGTCTGTCAAGTGGCCGACAGGTCTTGGCGGTAAGGGTAACGAGGGAGTGACCGGTTTGGTGAAGCAAAATCCCGGCGCCATTGGCTATGTGGAGATGACCTATGCATCGACCAACAAGCTTCCCGTCTTTGCCATTCAGAACAAAAAGGGTGAATTCATAAGCCCATCTGTTGCAGCGGTGAGTTTGGCAGCGGCAGGAGCATTGGAGACCATGCCAGATGACTATCGTGTTTCAATCACAGATGCAGCTGGAAAGGGGACATATCCCATTGCCGCCTTTACCTACCTGCTCGTCCACCAGCAGATGGAAAACCCAAAGGGCGAAAAGCTAGTAAAATTCCTGCGCTGGGCGATGGATCAAGGACAGAGATTTGCTCCGGATTTAAACTATGCGCCTCTGCCAAAGAGCCTGATTTCAAAGGTCAATAAGACGATTGGCGGAATTAAAACCGGTGCCATGGCTAAGGGGAAGATGAACTAA
- a CDS encoding histidine phosphatase family protein, which yields MLWRLVFIRHGDRDASASEVDNGLSLKGREQVKGLERFIKSRQKRDKEFASGKILWFSSPKLRCQQTISPLAELVSGAKPQVDPRVDEAAFGESEEDFTQRIEEFIQELSRQNAQWVFVCSHADWLPIALDYVGGRALPMNKGAWVEYTMLGVGGELSWICPDPLIFSL from the coding sequence ATGTTGTGGAGATTAGTGTTTATTCGTCATGGGGATCGAGATGCCTCGGCAAGTGAGGTAGATAATGGCCTTTCTCTGAAAGGCCGGGAGCAGGTAAAGGGTCTAGAGAGATTCATTAAATCTCGGCAGAAACGGGATAAGGAATTTGCCTCAGGGAAAATTCTTTGGTTTTCAAGCCCCAAGCTCAGGTGTCAGCAAACAATCAGTCCTTTGGCAGAATTGGTCTCTGGCGCTAAGCCCCAGGTGGATCCGCGGGTGGATGAGGCGGCCTTTGGCGAATCCGAAGAGGATTTCACGCAAAGAATTGAGGAGTTTATCCAAGAGCTCTCTCGCCAGAATGCTCAGTGGGTTTTTGTCTGTTCCCATGCGGACTGGCTGCCCATCGCCCTCGATTATGTAGGCGGTCGGGCCTTGCCCATGAACAAGGGGGCTTGGGTCGAATACACCATGCTGGGTGTCGGGGGAGAGCTCTCTTGGATCTGCCCTGATCCGCTTATTTTCAGTCTTTAG
- a CDS encoding pyridoxine 5'-phosphate synthase: protein MIQLSVNVNKIATLRNARGCSQPNVVQFAKDALQFGAQGITVHPRPDGRHIRIQDVYDLKAMIGQFNDQGRGYREYNIEGYPAEEFLALVEEVRPDQVTLVPDPPDVLTSNAGWKVSEHVDFLTSVCQRLQNQGMRVSLFVDPYDITPGFIEDLKRTSAKRVELYTEMFAAAYGTDQQDKVTQVYADAASQLSTAGLELNAGHDLSLENIQFLRQNIPGILEVSIGHALVCESLYMGLESVMKEYLNLLKE, encoded by the coding sequence ATGATTCAACTCAGTGTAAATGTGAATAAGATCGCCACTCTTCGCAATGCCCGCGGATGCTCCCAACCCAATGTGGTTCAATTCGCCAAAGACGCACTGCAATTCGGAGCCCAGGGAATCACCGTCCACCCCCGCCCCGATGGGCGCCACATTCGAATTCAGGACGTCTACGATTTGAAAGCTATGATCGGCCAATTTAATGATCAGGGCCGCGGCTACCGGGAATACAATATTGAAGGCTATCCGGCTGAGGAGTTCTTGGCTTTGGTGGAAGAAGTGCGTCCCGACCAGGTGACCCTGGTCCCAGATCCTCCAGATGTTCTGACTTCCAATGCGGGTTGGAAAGTCAGTGAGCATGTGGATTTTCTCACCTCGGTTTGCCAGCGCCTGCAGAACCAGGGAATGAGAGTCTCTTTGTTCGTCGACCCCTACGATATCACCCCTGGTTTTATTGAAGATCTAAAGCGAACTTCGGCAAAGCGAGTGGAGCTCTATACTGAAATGTTTGCCGCCGCCTATGGCACGGACCAACAGGACAAGGTCACCCAAGTTTATGCAGACGCAGCCTCTCAGCTCTCCACTGCAGGACTGGAGCTCAATGCTGGCCATGATCTGAGCCTTGAGAACATCCAGTTTCTTCGCCAAAACATTCCGGGAATATTGGAAGTTTCAATTGGCCATGCCCTGGTCTGTGAATCCCTCTATATGGGTCTTGAATCTGTGATGAAGGAATACCTGAATCTGTTAAAGGAGTAG
- the gloB gene encoding hydroxyacylglutathione hydrolase translates to MALAVELIPAFQDNYIFLLHDQEGGAVAVVDPGDAHPVQKALDQREWKLDQIFITHHHPDHIGGVQKLRDHYSCQVIGADKDKHRLPGLTLTVREGDQLLFGKSECQVIEVPGHTLGHVAYWFKEDRSLFCGDTLFAMGCGRLFEGTAEQMWESLSKLSTLPRNTQVFCAHEYTQANGEFATSLEPQNTALLERLKLVEESRKKGEPTIPTTLEWELLTNPFLRPKSEEIQRQLGLSPDLEDWQVFAEVRKHKDHF, encoded by the coding sequence ATGGCTTTAGCCGTTGAATTGATTCCTGCCTTTCAAGACAACTATATATTTCTCCTTCATGATCAAGAAGGCGGCGCTGTCGCTGTGGTCGACCCCGGCGACGCCCATCCCGTGCAGAAGGCCTTGGATCAGCGGGAATGGAAGCTCGATCAAATTTTCATCACCCATCATCACCCTGACCATATCGGCGGCGTACAAAAGCTCAGGGATCACTATTCCTGCCAAGTGATTGGCGCCGACAAAGATAAACACCGCCTACCAGGCCTCACACTCACTGTGCGGGAAGGCGATCAGCTCCTTTTCGGCAAATCTGAATGTCAGGTAATTGAAGTCCCTGGTCATACCCTCGGTCACGTGGCCTATTGGTTTAAAGAGGACCGCAGCCTTTTTTGTGGCGACACTCTGTTTGCCATGGGCTGTGGTCGATTATTTGAAGGGACCGCAGAACAAATGTGGGAAAGTCTTAGTAAACTCTCGACCCTACCCCGCAATACTCAGGTTTTTTGCGCCCACGAGTACACCCAAGCCAATGGCGAATTTGCCACAAGCCTGGAGCCTCAAAATACGGCCTTGTTGGAAAGACTCAAATTGGTCGAGGAATCCAGGAAAAAGGGGGAGCCAACCATCCCCACTACTCTTGAGTGGGAGCTCTTGACCAACCCCTTTTTGCGCCCCAAATCGGAAGAAATCCAGCGCCAGCTGGGGCTCTCTCCGGACCTGGAAGACTGGCAAGTTTTTGCCGAGGTCCGAAAGCACAAAGACCACTTTTAG
- a CDS encoding pyridoxal phosphate-dependent aminotransferase family protein: protein MLNEEFWGHLVQLKSVTGDSPLARLTNQHLASSELRRTRFLARFLDGFHLKNCLISDVDGRQITLDGKRVVNFASANYLGLEQHPQVKSAVKAAVDRLGTHSGCSRIFASHTNIVRLEQEISKMVGAEKTLICANTSHTHQGVISSLFTQPNTTLFLDRFAHTSLYQAALIAKAKGARLIKVDIRNEDELIENFQKHGSHTNALLIDGVYSMSGEIPRLKWLNRVCQSHQVILYVDDAHGIGIMGETGGGVAEEFNLDFSNMILVGGLQKGMGSYGGFVSGQSGFIDLMRVTNKAYIFSGTLQPHAVAGALAAIEISQSQEGRRLRSRLKEISLRVRRELWDMGFDDVPGGDTPIIPVPVGGDVRTLMAGRKLLDLGVYVNSVLFPAVPKGQGILRLSLSATHEDAEVYLLLQALRDLKSEWDSTPGWKENLGYMKVIASRQWALHKGSRGI from the coding sequence GTGTTAAATGAGGAGTTCTGGGGTCATTTGGTTCAATTGAAATCCGTTACTGGGGACTCGCCTCTGGCCCGTCTGACAAACCAGCACTTGGCCTCAAGCGAGCTTCGCCGCACCCGTTTTTTGGCTCGATTCCTCGATGGCTTTCACCTAAAAAACTGTTTGATTTCAGATGTCGATGGTCGACAGATCACTCTTGATGGCAAACGAGTGGTGAATTTTGCTTCAGCCAATTACCTGGGACTGGAGCAACATCCCCAGGTTAAGTCCGCGGTTAAAGCTGCGGTTGATCGCCTTGGCACCCACTCGGGATGCTCGCGCATTTTTGCCTCGCACACCAACATTGTGCGACTCGAACAAGAAATCTCCAAAATGGTGGGGGCAGAGAAAACCCTCATCTGTGCCAACACTTCTCACACCCATCAAGGTGTGATCTCATCATTGTTTACTCAACCCAATACCACCCTCTTTTTGGACCGCTTTGCTCACACCAGCCTTTATCAGGCGGCCCTCATCGCCAAGGCCAAAGGGGCCCGACTCATTAAAGTTGATATTCGCAATGAGGATGAACTGATCGAGAACTTTCAAAAGCACGGATCGCACACCAATGCCCTATTGATTGATGGCGTGTATTCCATGTCAGGTGAAATCCCCCGTCTAAAATGGCTGAATCGGGTCTGCCAGTCCCACCAAGTTATTCTCTATGTAGATGATGCTCATGGCATAGGCATCATGGGTGAAACCGGCGGAGGGGTGGCGGAAGAGTTCAATCTTGATTTTTCCAACATGATTCTGGTCGGTGGCCTACAAAAGGGCATGGGTTCCTACGGAGGATTTGTTTCGGGCCAGTCTGGCTTTATTGATCTCATGCGAGTGACCAACAAGGCCTACATCTTTTCAGGCACACTTCAGCCCCATGCCGTGGCTGGAGCCCTGGCCGCCATTGAGATCAGCCAATCGCAAGAAGGACGCCGACTGAGAAGTCGCCTTAAAGAGATTTCTTTGCGTGTGCGCCGGGAGCTTTGGGACATGGGTTTTGATGACGTTCCCGGTGGAGACACGCCAATCATTCCGGTTCCAGTTGGAGGCGATGTGCGAACCCTGATGGCAGGGCGAAAGCTTCTCGACTTGGGTGTTTATGTCAATTCCGTTCTCTTTCCTGCGGTCCCCAAAGGTCAGGGGATATTGCGCCTATCGCTGTCTGCAACTCATGAGGATGCTGAGGTCTATTTGTTGCTTCAAGCTTTAAGAGATTTAAAGTCGGAGTGGGACAGCACTCCCGGATGGAAAGAAAATCTGGGCTATATGAAGGTCATCGCTTCACGGCAGTGGGCTCTGCACAAGGGCTCTCGTGGAATTTAA
- a CDS encoding nucleotide pyrophosphohydrolase: protein MEQNWRKWTEKVQAFCEARDWDQYHGPKDLAIGLVTEATELLEIFRFKNDDQSKALLQHPKQREYVADELADTLFFLLRFAQRNDFDLGQALDQKMAKNAIRYPVEKAHGKNDKYDQL from the coding sequence ATGGAACAGAATTGGCGAAAATGGACGGAAAAAGTTCAGGCATTTTGCGAGGCCAGAGACTGGGATCAATATCATGGCCCCAAGGACCTGGCCATTGGACTGGTTACTGAAGCGACTGAGTTGTTAGAGATCTTTCGCTTTAAAAATGACGATCAGTCAAAGGCCTTATTGCAGCACCCCAAGCAGAGAGAATATGTGGCGGATGAGTTGGCGGATACCCTATTTTTTCTCCTTCGCTTTGCTCAGAGGAATGACTTCGATTTGGGGCAGGCTCTGGATCAAAAGATGGCCAAAAACGCAATCAGGTATCCGGTGGAAAAGGCCCACGGTAAAAACGACAAATACGATCAGCTATAA